One Serinus canaria isolate serCan28SL12 chromosome Z, serCan2020, whole genome shotgun sequence DNA window includes the following coding sequences:
- the KIF27 gene encoding LOW QUALITY PROTEIN: kinesin-like protein KIF27 (The sequence of the model RefSeq protein was modified relative to this genomic sequence to represent the inferred CDS: inserted 1 base in 1 codon) produces MEEIPVKVAVRVRPLLSKEILHNHQACVRLVPNAKQVIIGKDHAFTFDFVFGKNSTQEEVYAVCIKPLLVSLTEGYNATVFAYGQTGSGKTYTIGGDHVASVAVDERGIIPRAIQELFHHISEHRNINFRVKVSYIEVYKEELRDLLDLETSVKDLHIREDEKGNTVIVGAKEFQVECADEVISLLESGNAARHTGTTQMNEHSSRSHAIFTISIHQKQSAEYQNAAQDSITSKFHFVDLAGSERVAKTGNTGERFKESVQINSGLLALGNVISALGDPKRKSVHIPYRDAKITRILKDSLGGNAKTVMITCISPSSLDFDESLNSLKYANRAKNIRNKPVVNYNPEKDRIDEMELEIRLLREALQSQQASNQHLHDINEEKARISSLEEQLTRLQVQYFSYRNCVDEALPFLIDLNDDVSLRRSQRDRLQSWITMVQKVRKEALTIQETDSGTETSPVPHHITILQLKRELKKCQEVLVMDEELFSQKNHEIQVLQNQIKTLLQERXEQQEFLKEAQEIQRLQIEKMVEQHILIDQLKLKLEKFTDVKALDFPSAYEDGPAVMAFARRLYGVPVTKNLLRPLHLPSETEIQKGYTSPPILSLAQIMAEFHIRRQIILSKLEDQDKVLHCHLSDQSDEEEDNAGREEETSYKCSINRTWTKNHTSLCFLPDVSDMKCRVDKSGVSNKSALQTDTTTGEEMDSLQKIHVFNMQKLKNSELRLAKAEQKIRELALNIKRKEELIKELVRTGKDAQSVSRQYSLKISKLEQEIDQAKRELAETQKQLQELDSKELRDIPDKVMLQKECQKKMEAAKLKVQTLQKKQQDTKNLASLSNQSEREARELEQKVAQMKHQQSQIQKRLCEESEKKKQLEAELQQDQQQMKELQLKMEQQQKILKIKDKEIDAFKRKTNNSVGAPQKLQKLEEQKKWLDEEMERILQQHQQLAELEEDLKKREAIVAKKEALLQEKSYLEIKKLRSSQALNKDSMKLSTRLSMLDQELCDKSMQLQGSTADKSDILEKIQTLQMERDQLLSRRNSMDERLKEGKLLSPEEEHILFQLEEGIEALAAAIDYKNESIHNRQHLLWSSSQNLSQSKHNVIGKLVSLSAADLRAIIISYFNKIVGLRESERKLQVQIEEQEMKSIHQNNMMRELESALEHIKLQCDRQLTHQRQEHEKKIQFILNNFKEQNREGIAETLKEYEVKIQQLEKDLFFYKKTSRQLKKKLKGLLGESSE; encoded by the exons ATGGAGGAGATCCCAGTTAAAGTTGCAGTCCGAGTCAGACCTCTGCTTTCCAAAGAAATACTTCATAACCACCAAGCGTGTGTCAGATTAGTCCCAAATGCTAAACAAGTTATCATTGGAAAGGACCATGCCTTCACTTTTGATTTTGTATTTGGCAAAAACTCAACCCAAGAAGAAGTTTATGCTGTTTGTATTAAGCCCCTCCTAGTGTCTCTGACTGAAGGATACAATGCTACAGTGTTTGCGTATGGACAGACTGGTTCTGGGAAGACTTACACCATTGGTGGTGACCATGTTG CATCAGTTGCAGTGGATGAAAGGGGCATAATCCCACGGGCTATTCAGGAATTATTTCATCATATTTCTGAACATCGTAATATTAACTTCCGTGTGAAGGTATCCTATATAGAGGTTTACAAGGAAGAACTTCGAGATTTGTTGGATTTGGAGACTTCCGTGAAAGATCTACATATTCGAGAAGATGAGAAGGGAAATACAG TGATTGTCGGTGCTAAGGAATTCCAAGTAGAATGTGCAGATGAAGTGATCAGCCTGCTGGAAAGCGGCAATGCAGCTCGTCACACAGGCACAACACAGATGAATGAGCACTCTAGTCGATCTCATGCCATTTTTACCATCAGTATTCATCAGAAGCAGTCTGCAGAGTATCAGAATGCTGCACAGGATTCGATCACTTCAAAGTTTCATTTTGTGGATTTGGCAGGATCAGAGAGGGTGGCAAAGACTGGAAATACTGGTGAACGCTTCAAAGAATCAGTTCAGATCAATAGTGGTCTCTTGGCCTTGGGAAATGTCATCAGTGCCCTTGGAGacccaaaaaggaaaagtgtACATATTCCATACAGGGATGCTAAAATCACTCGTATTCTGAAAGACTCCCTTGGAGGAAATGCCAAGACTGTTATGATAACATGTATAAGTCCATCCTCACTGGACTTTGATGAATCTTTAAATTCCCTCAAATATGCCAACAGAGCAAAAAACATTAGAAATAAACCAGTAGTAAATTACAACCCAGAAAAAGACCGAATTGATGAAATGGAACTTGAAATCAGATTGCTTCGGGAAGctttgcagagccagcaggCCAGTAATCAGCATTTACATGatataaatgaagaaaaagccCGTATCAGTTCACTTGAGGAGCAGCTCACTCGCCTTCAGGTTCAATATTTCAGTTACAGAAATTGTGTAGATGAAGCCTTACCTTTTCTGATTGATTTGAATGATGATGTTAGCTTAAGAAGAAGTCAGCGGGACAGGTTGCAGAGCTGGATCACTATGGTACAGAAAGTAAGGAAGGAGGCTCTCACCATCCAGGAGACTGACTCAGGGACTGAGACCAGCCCAGTACCACATCACATTACAATTCTTCAGCTGAAGAGGGAACTAAAGAAATGccag GAGGTACTAGTTATGGATGAAGAACTATTTAGCCAGAAGAATCATGAAATACAGGTACTGCAGAATCAGATAAAGACATTACTACAAGAAA GAGAACAACAGGAATTTTTAAAGGAGGCTCAAGAAATACAAAGATTACAG aTTGAGAAAATGGTGGAACAGCACATACTCATTGATCAGCTAAAATTGAAATTAGAGAAGTTTACAGATGTGAAAGCTTTAGATTTCCCAAGTGCTTATGAAGATGGGCCAGCTGTCATGGCATTTGCTAGGAGGCTCTATGGTGTCCCAGTCACAAAAAATCTGCTACGCCCCCTTCACCTGCCTTCAGAGACAGAGATCCAAAAG GGGTATACCAGCCCCCCCATCTTGTCTCTGGCCCAGATAATGGCAGAATTCCATATTCGCAGGCAGATTATACTGAGCAAGTTAGAAGATCAAGATAAAGTCCTTCACTGCCACCTCTCTGATCAGAGTGATGAAGAGGAAGACAATGcaggcagagaagaggaaacCTCATATaa GTGTTCCATAAACCGAACATGGACAAAAAATCATACTTCTCTGTGCTTCCTTCCTGATGTAAGTGACATGAAATGCCGAGTAGACAAGTCTGGTGTGTCCAATAAATCTGCGCTACAAACCGACACAACTACAG gtGAAGAGATGGACAGCCTCCAGAAAATCCATGTTTTTAACATGCAGAAGTTAAAGAATTCAGAGTTGAGACTTGCTAAGGCTGAGCAAAAAATAAGAGAACTTGCACTTAATATCAAAAGGAAAGAGGAACTTATTAAAGAGTTAGTAAGAACAG GTAAGGATGCTCAGTCTGTAAGCAGGCAGTATTCTTTGAAGATAAGTAAACTGGAGCAAGAAATTGACCAGGCCAAAAGAGAACTGGCTGAAACGCAAAAGCAGCTTCAGGAGCTGGACAGTAAAGAGCTGAGAGATATTCCTGACAAAGTCATGTTACAGAAAGAATGCCAGAAGAAGATGGAGGCAGCTAAGTTGAAAGTGCAG ACCTTACAGAAGAAGCAGCAAGACACCAAGAATTTGGCTTCATTATCTAACCAAAGTGAGAGAGAAGCAAGAGAACTTGAGCAGAAAGTAGCTCAGATGAAGCATCAGCAATCCCAGATACAGAAGAGACTATGTGAGGAGAGTGAAAAGAAGAAGCAACTGGAAGCAGAGCTTCAGCAGGACCAGCAACAAATGAAA gaaCTTCAACTTAAGATGGAGCAACAACAGAAGATCCTTAAAATTAAGGATAAAGAAATTGATGCTTTTAAAAGGAAGACAAATAACTCAGTGGGAGCTCCACAGAAACTACAG AAATTAGAAGAGCAGAAGAAGTGGCTGGatgaagaaatggaaagaatTCTTCAACAGCACCAGCAGTTAGCAGAACTAGAAgaagatttaaagaaaagagaagccaTTGTagcaaaaaaagaagcattattGCAAGAGAAAAGCTACCTGGAAATCAAGAAACTGAGATCTAGTCAG gCTTTGAACAAAGATAGTATGAAATTGTCTACCCGGTTAAGTATGCTGGATCAGGAGCTGTGTGATAAAAGTATGCAGCttcagggcagcactgctgacaaGTCagacattttggaaaaaattcagACTCTTCAAATGGAAAGGGATCAGCTGCTCAGTAGGAGAAATAGTATGGATGAGAGACTGAAAGAGGGTAAACTGTTGTCACCTGAA GAAGAACATATTCTTTTCCAGCTAGAAGAAGGAATTGAAGCCCTTGCAGCTGCAATTGATTACAAGAATGAAAGTATTCATAATCGCCAGCACTTACTTTGGTCATCTTCTCAGAATCTTTCACAGAGCAAGCATAATGTAATAGGGAAACTAGTTTCCCTGTCTGCTGCTGATCTCAGAGCTATCATCATCAGTTATTTCAACAAG ATTGTTGGCCTGCGTGAGTCTGAACGAAAATTACAAGTGCAGATTGAAGAACAGGAAATGAAGTCCATACACCAGAACAACATGATGCGTGAATTAGAATCTGCACTTGAACACATCAAGTTGCAGTGTGACAGGCAGCTGACTCACCAGCGCCaagaacatgagaaaaaaatacagttcatATTGAATAATTTCAAAG AACAAAATCGTGAAGGTATTGCAGAAACCCTGAAAGAGTATGAAGTAAAAATTCAGCAACTggaaaaagatttatttttctataagaAAACCAGCAGAcagctgaagaagaaattgAAGGGCCTTCTTGGAGAGTCATCTGAATAA